One genomic segment of Amycolatopsis sp. WQ 127309 includes these proteins:
- a CDS encoding thymidine kinase — translation MTSLNDRASGPDPTDALSSVPAAGSRRGTPPVGRLKFCYGPMDCGKSTLALQIDHNHARQGRRGLVLVRHDRSGAPQISSRIGLSRQAVEVGEDTDVRDLVRQEWARGQHVDYVVVDEAQFLSPGQVDQLAELADEVQIDVYCFGIATDFRSKLFPGAARLFELADELQPVQVEVLCWCGLTGRFNARVLDGEVVREGDTVVVADTEQSVVETSASARFEAETATLRYQVLCRRHFRAGDLGPVTAHHGQLRLT, via the coding sequence GTGACCTCGCTGAACGACCGGGCCTCCGGCCCCGATCCCACGGACGCGCTGTCGTCGGTTCCCGCGGCCGGTTCGCGCCGCGGGACGCCGCCGGTGGGCCGGCTGAAGTTCTGTTACGGGCCGATGGACTGCGGGAAGTCGACGCTGGCGCTGCAGATCGACCACAACCACGCGCGCCAGGGCAGACGGGGGCTGGTGCTGGTGCGCCACGACCGCTCGGGTGCGCCGCAGATCTCCAGCCGGATCGGGCTGAGCCGGCAGGCGGTGGAGGTCGGTGAGGACACCGACGTGCGTGACCTGGTGCGGCAGGAGTGGGCGCGCGGGCAGCACGTGGACTACGTGGTGGTGGACGAGGCGCAGTTCCTCTCCCCCGGGCAGGTCGACCAGCTGGCCGAGCTGGCCGACGAGGTCCAGATCGACGTCTACTGCTTCGGGATCGCGACGGATTTCCGGAGCAAGCTGTTCCCGGGAGCCGCACGTCTGTTCGAACTGGCGGACGAGCTGCAGCCGGTCCAGGTGGAGGTTCTGTGCTGGTGCGGGCTGACCGGGCGGTTCAACGCGCGGGTGCTCGACGGCGAGGTTGTGCGCGAAGGCGATACGGTGGTCGTGGCAGATACCGAACAATCCGTAGTTGAAACTTCAGCTTCAGCACGATTTGAGGCCGAAACGGCTACTTTGCGTTATCAGGTATTGTGTCGTCGCCACTTTCGGGCGGGTGACCTGGGGCCCGTTACCGCTCATCACGGTCAGTTACGGTTGACCTGA
- a CDS encoding NUDIX domain-containing protein, with the protein MTTTTSVPGLDVPDHRGRTGLDRAGRDLDRNPRVRVTDVELLAAGWHVLRRTTFDYDHGDGHRTTEQRETYDRGNGATVLLYDLEGATVLLTRQFRYPVYVNGHPDGMLLEAAAGLLDDQDPETAIRREAQEETGVRIGELEHVFDVYTSPGSVTERLHCYAAPYRPAERGAGGGLAEEGEDIEVVALPFKEALAMVGTGEIADAKTIMLLQWAALEGPFSHQP; encoded by the coding sequence ATGACCACTACGACAAGCGTGCCCGGCCTCGACGTCCCCGACCACCGCGGCCGCACCGGCCTCGACCGGGCGGGCCGCGACCTGGACCGGAACCCGCGGGTGCGCGTCACCGACGTCGAACTGCTCGCGGCCGGCTGGCACGTGCTGCGCCGCACGACGTTCGACTACGACCACGGCGACGGGCACCGGACGACCGAGCAGCGCGAGACCTACGACCGCGGCAACGGCGCCACCGTGCTGCTCTACGACCTCGAGGGCGCCACGGTGCTGCTGACCCGGCAGTTCCGCTACCCGGTCTACGTCAACGGCCACCCCGACGGGATGCTGCTGGAGGCCGCAGCCGGGCTCCTGGACGACCAGGACCCCGAGACGGCCATCCGCCGCGAGGCGCAGGAGGAGACCGGCGTCCGCATCGGTGAGCTGGAGCACGTGTTCGACGTCTACACGAGCCCGGGCTCGGTCACCGAGCGGCTGCACTGCTACGCGGCGCCGTACCGCCCGGCCGAGCGCGGCGCCGGCGGCGGGCTCGCGGAGGAGGGGGAGGACATCGAGGTGGTCGCGCTGCCGTTCAAGGAGGCCCTGGCCATGGTGGGCACCGGGGAGATCGCCGACGCCAAGACGATCATGCTCCTGCAGTGGGCGGCCCTGGAAGGCCCGTTCAGCCACCAGCCGTGA
- a CDS encoding RNA polymerase-binding protein RbpA yields the protein MADRVLRGSRLGAVSYETDRNHDLAPRRTVRYACPKNHEFEVPFSDDAEIPTVWECRLHGSESEIVDGGQPEQKKVKPPRTHWDMLLERRTIPELEDLLNERLAELKGRRTSRSA from the coding sequence ATGGCCGACCGTGTTCTTCGTGGAAGCCGGCTGGGAGCGGTCAGCTACGAGACCGACCGCAACCACGACCTCGCCCCGCGACGCACCGTGCGCTACGCCTGCCCCAAGAACCACGAGTTCGAGGTGCCGTTCTCCGACGACGCCGAGATCCCGACGGTGTGGGAATGCCGGCTGCACGGCAGCGAGTCCGAGATCGTCGATGGCGGGCAGCCCGAGCAGAAGAAGGTCAAGCCGCCGCGGACCCACTGGGACATGCTGCTTGAGCGGCGCACCATCCCCGAGCTCGAGGACCTGCTGAACGAACGTCTCGCCGAGCTGAAGGGCCGCCGGACCTCCCGGTCCGCGTGA
- a CDS encoding DeoR/GlpR family DNA-binding transcription regulator has product MLVGERRELLLGRLAAEGKVLAKDVAAELGVSEDSIRRDLRDLAAAGLCQRVYGGALPVSPAVADYASRTSIAVAGKDRVAALAAGLVRPGATVILDGGTTSLAVTKALPRDLAATVVTHSPTVAAALLDHEGIEVFLLGGRLFRHSAVTCGAAAAEAAQAISADVFLLGVTGVHPEAGLTTGDAEEAAMKRTLARRAADTYVLASAEKLGAASRCAVLPFADVAGIITDADETDPNVRKLAELGVELRLAGH; this is encoded by the coding sequence ATGTTGGTTGGGGAACGCCGCGAGCTGCTGCTGGGCCGGCTGGCCGCCGAGGGCAAGGTGCTGGCCAAGGACGTCGCGGCCGAGCTCGGCGTCTCGGAGGACAGCATCCGCCGCGACCTGCGGGACCTCGCCGCGGCCGGGCTCTGCCAGCGCGTCTACGGCGGGGCGCTGCCCGTCTCCCCCGCCGTCGCCGACTACGCGAGCCGGACGTCGATCGCCGTCGCGGGCAAGGACCGGGTGGCCGCCCTCGCCGCCGGCCTGGTCCGGCCGGGGGCGACGGTCATCCTCGACGGCGGGACCACGTCCCTGGCCGTCACGAAGGCGCTGCCCCGTGACCTGGCGGCGACGGTCGTGACGCACAGCCCGACCGTCGCCGCCGCGTTGCTGGACCACGAGGGCATCGAGGTGTTCCTGCTGGGCGGGCGCCTGTTCCGGCACTCCGCGGTCACCTGTGGCGCCGCCGCGGCCGAGGCCGCCCAGGCGATCAGCGCCGACGTCTTCCTGCTCGGTGTCACCGGCGTCCACCCCGAGGCCGGGCTGACCACCGGCGACGCCGAGGAAGCCGCGATGAAGCGGACGCTGGCCCGGCGCGCGGCCGACACGTACGTGCTGGCGAGCGCCGAGAAGCTCGGTGCGGCGTCGCGGTGCGCGGTCTTGCCCTTCGCCGACGTCGCCGGAATCATCACCGACGCCGACGAGACCGACCCGAACGTGCGGAAACTTGCAGAACTCGGCGTCGAGCTGCGGCTCGCCGGCCACTGA